Below is a window of Deltaproteobacteria bacterium DNA.
TGCCCATGGCATGGTAAAGTGCAAACACCAAAATATCGAATACATTTTTCATGGCCAGTGCGAGTTAATGAACCATTATATGTTGTGTATATAGGAGAAAAACTTACTAAACGTTAATTATTAAATGGATATCATGTCTGATGTTGATTTGATTTTATAAATAAAATGTAAGTAATCATTAAAACTCAAGAGCATATGTATCAAAATGCGACACGAGATATGTAGCATTTTGAGACATTAATAATATAACGAGAAAAAATACCCAATAAAATTAAGGTTATTACGAATGGCATCATAGTTGCATTATTTAGGAGGGAAAATTGGGGAAATTATTTAAAGGAAAAGGCAATGAAACGATTAAAAAAATCAATTTTAATGGCAACAGTTTTTGTTTTAGCTATGCATTTAGGAGCTTGCGGCAACAAGAACCAAAGTGAAAATGATGATGCTAATAATGATGCTTATGGCACTACAAGTAGTGATACTAGAGAAAGCAATGATGACGTTGCTGATAATTCTATACAACAAGGCCAACCAACCAGTTTTGCAGCAAAGGCAGTTGGTGCTTATGTTCAGATAGGGGATACATGCTCAAACGGCAGTTCGTGGCATGATTATGCTATGTTTTTATGTCCAGGCGGTAGAATAAATGGTGGTGGAAAAATGGATGATATAACCAATATATTGTGCGGTAGTTATACGGCTGCGCCGCCTGCTTATTCTGACTGTGATGATAAAATTGGGTGCTATCCAAAGATAAGCGCGACGGTTAAAGATACTTTAGGTAAGGCGGGCATTACCGATGTAAATACAAGTTTTAAGTTTGATATGGTGATGGTTAGTTCTGATTATGGTGATACAATTTGGCGCCGGGCACCATGTGATAATGAAGCAAACGGTTATATTATATTAGAGAGAATAGCATCTGATGTAGATGATTATCATTGTGAATCGAGCAGTTGTGCGACTTCGCAAAACAGTGATGGCGGCTATGGCGCCTGTAATGCAGATTGCGATTGCGGTAAATGCTGGTATTGTGAAAAAGGTACATGTTACTACGGTGGTGAAGGAGCATATGGTTGCTATCGGGGTTGTTCTGGATAATGGTTGGTGTTTTTAAAACACTGTCCGCTGTATCTATGCCCTATATCCATGTATCCAACTAGCTTAATGCTGTGTTGCGGTTAAAACTCTTGGGGTCGGTAATGGCACTCTGCTAGCGAGACAAAATAAGAATATTGAATAAAATCTCCCGTCTTTATGTGTTTGGGGGCTTATAATTGCCGCAGTGTTGTTGCGATTTGCCCACGGGCGGCATGCATTGCAGGGCCAAAACCACCAATCAGGCCCATTAATAGAGCAAAGACGACGCCGGTGATTAGCTGAGCAGGAGTAATAGAAAAAGCAAAGGATACGTGGGAAAAAGATTGCCAGTTTACCGTGCCGGTAGTGAGACCATTAAGTGGCAATACAACTAAGCAACCGGTAATGCCGCCTATTAAAGCAATAAACATCGATTCAAAAACAAACGATATTACAATGCTGCCCCCATGAAAACCAAGTGCCCGCAAAGTAGCTATTTCGCGCGCTCGTTCGGTAATTGCTGAGTACATGGTGTTAAGAGCACCAAAGATAGCACCAACACCCATAACTAAAGCAATTAGCGTACCTAAAACTTTAATCATTGTAGCCAGCATAGATGATTGTTTTTGATAATAATCAATTTCGCGCTCAACCGTTACATTCAAACGAGGATCAGAGCTTAACGCATCTTTAAATGAAGCATAAGCTTCAGGTGAATTCAACTTTACGGTTACTGATTGAAATATATTTGTCGGTCGTTGATATACTTGTGCAAGTATTGATTGATCAGCCCAAATTTCTGAATCAAAAGTACTTCCACCAGCATCGAAAATGCCAACCACTGTCCAAGAATCACCGCCGATTTTTATTTTTTGGTTAAGTTTGAGACCTCTATAAGTATCAGCGGCGTGAGAGCCAACCACCAGTTCAGTAAGACCTGGCTTTAACATACGGCCTTTGGTGATTTTAATTTGTTTGCGTACGTTTAAAACATGCGCAGACACACCGCGCACTTGAACATTGGCATCAGTATTAGTTTGCACCAGCGGTATTGCGGTTATAACCACCATCTCGGGGCTTATAAGCGAAGTAGAATTTACTTTGGCAACGTAAGGAGCATCAGCAATAATTTTGGCTTGCTCAAGTTCAATCATGCTGACCATTTCAGAATTAGAGCCTGCTCGCAAAACAATAGCATTATCTGGTGAACCTGAGCTAACCAGGGTTAACTCAAAGCCGCGTGCTAAGGCTAGCATAGCAATAAATACACTAACGGTTCCGGTAATGCCTAAAATCGCAACTAAGGCAGAAGTCCAACGTTGTTTAACGCTACGAATATTATAAATGATAGGAATAGCCATGGTTTAAACCTTTCGTAGCGCATCAACTACACGTAGTCGCTGAGCAGTAATACTAGGTAGCAAGCCAGCGAGTAAGCCTGAGATCATTGCAATAATTACACCCAGCACAAGTTGCTCAGCGGGAAGCACAAAAATAAAACCAGGGATAGATTTTTCAAGCACGGGCACAATTGCTCTAGCGCCAGCTATACCCAAAACACCGCCAATAAAAGCCATTATAACCGGTTCGATTAAAATCAAACCCAACACGCGTGCGTTACTAAAGCCAATAGTTTTAAGCACTGCTATTTCATTGATACGTTCACGTACGGTCATAGCCATGGTGTTGCCAGCAACTAATAGAAGGGTAAAGAATACTACAGCCCCAATAACCAGAATTAGCGATTCGATATCGCCCATCTGTTTAACAAACGAGACAATAAAAGCTTTTTCGGTATCGGTTTTGGTTTCCCATGGAGAATTGGCAAAATGTTCATCAATAGCTTTAACAACTTCTGTTGCTTTTTGTGGGTCGTTAACACGAACTACATACCACCCCACTATTCCTTGCATCCAATCGGGACCGTTTTCTTCTAGATATTTGTGATGAAACCAAAACTGTGTTGTATCATCAGCAGGACGTGTACCTTTATAAATACCGCGTAGATTAAATTCCCACAAACCTGTAATATAGGTTCCTTTAATGGGAATGCGATCACCGATTTTCCAGCCGTAACGTTCAGCAGTACTTATGCCAGCAATAGCACCTTGGCGATCAGCTAAAAACGCCTGTAGCTGTTCTTTAGGAACGACAAATTCAGGGTACATATTAAAAAAAGTTTCAGAGTCTATTGCCATCTGCGGAAAGAAATTACGCTCATCGATATAGATGCCACCAAACCAGTTGGCATAGGTAACATCTTTAACACCATCGATATTTTTAATTTGATCGCGATATTTAAGCGGTAATGGTTGAATGAGTGATACTTTATTAATCACAACAATTCGATCAGCACCGGCAACATCAATGGCGCCTACAAACGCGGTGCGAATGGTAACTAATAAGCCAAAGAGAAAAAGAGCAACCGTAAATGAACCAATCGTAAGGATGGTACGCGTTTTTTTGCGAAAGAGATTGGCAAATATTAAAGGTGCATGCTTCATTGTGGTGCACCTTTTTGAGCTTCAATTAGAGCGCCTTTTTCTAAATGCAAGGTTGCATGTGCTCGCTCTGCTGCAAGTGGGTCGTGGGTGACCATAAGCACAGTTTTACCAAATTCATTTACTAAGCGATCAATAAGCTGCAGAACTTCATCGGCGCTTTTACGGTCGAGATCACCAGTAGGCTCGTCGCAAAGTAAAAAAGTTGGGTCAGTTACAATCGCACGCGCTATTGCGACACGTTGTTCTTGTCCGCCTGAGAGTTGCCGCGGATAGTGTTGCATGCGATCACCAAGACCCACTAGTTTTAGTGCGGTTTCCACATGTTTGCGTCGTTGTGACTTTGATAGTTTGGTAAGCAGTAGTGGCAGTTCAACATTTTGAAACGCGGTTAATACTGGCAATAGATTGTGCATTTGAAAAATAAAACCAACATGACGAGAACGCCAGGCCGTGAGTTTTGGGCCTGACATATGAGTGATCTCATCACCATCAACTGTGATACTGCCATCGGTTGGCAAATCTAAGCCGCCAAGTAAATTTAACAAAGTAGTTTTGCCAGAACCTGACGGTCCCATAAAGGCAACAAAATCACCCTTATCTACATCGAGGTTGAGTCCTTGCAGCACATCAATTATTTCACCGCCGCGTTGATATTTTTTATCAAGGTCGCGAACGCTAATTAGGCTTTTGCCGTTACCATTACCATTACCATCAACTCGTACCATGATTTTCTCCGAGTTATATAGATAGAAACTGTAGATACTTTTTTGTTAAAAAATTAGAAATATAAATTACCATCATTCATTATATGATCTAGATGCTTCTTAATCCTCACATGAGCTTGCTATCTTATCTATTGTTTAATTGCAACTGCTTGATTGTCACGTAGTTGTGATACTGATGAGACTACCACAGTATCGCCAGGTGATACTCCAGCTAATATTTCTACTTCACCAGCATTATTGTTACCAACTTGTACGGCGCGTCGTTCAAGCCGCCCATTATTTACAACAAAGACTACGGTTTTACTGTCTTGATTGTGGATGGCTGTATCAGGGAGCAAAGCGCGTGCTGTTGGTTGCGCTTCTTTTTTAGAGGTCTCGCTTAGAAAAGCTACCTTAACCCCCATATCAGGAAGAATGCGGGGATCAAGTTGCTCAAAAGCAATACGAACCTTTACCGTAGCTTTTTGGCGATCGGCAGTTGGAATAACAGTGCGAACTTTACCAGGTATTTTCCAATCAGGGTAAGCATCAAGAGTTATTTTTACAGGTTGGCCAACAATTACTTTAGCTATGTAGGCTTCGCCTACATCAACCTCGACCTCAAGTGATTGCATGTCAACAATAGTCGCAATACCTGTGCGAGTATAACCGGTGCCAGACGAAATCGGTGACACCATTTCACCTATTTGCGCATCTTTTGATACGATAATGCCTGCAAAAGGAGCCTTAACAATGCTGCTATCAACTTGTTGTTGCGTTAAAGCAACATTGGCTTGGGCGACATTAACTTGTTGCTTTGCGGCTGCTAGCTGAGCTTGCAGGCCATCACGTGCAGTGCGTGCTGCATCAAGTGCCTGAGTACTAGCTACACCAGCATCAGAGAGTTCTTGCTGACGTTTTAATTCACGTTCAGCATTACTCAAATTAACATTGAGAATTGGCAGATTGGCTTTAGCAGCTTCAAGTTGTGCTTTAGCAGCTTGCAATTGTTTGCGTGCGTCACCGTCATCAAGACGAGCTAGTATATCACCAGCTTTTACGGCCATGCCTTCATCTGCAAGCATTTCAACAACTCGTGCAGTAATTTCAGCTGCAATTGTGGCACGACGTCGAGGAGTTACGTAACCAGCAGCATTTAATAGGGTTGTTTCTTGTCCGGCAACAACATTTTTAGCAGTAGTTACTTGAACATCAATAACTCGGTCAGAGGCAAGCCAAAATATAACTCCAACAATAATAGCTAATGCGATAACACTAAAAAGTATTAAGCGTGACTTTTTATTGCTAGAAGCAGCACGTTCAGTTTCGGCAATACGCAGTGAACTCAACGATATTGTATTATCTTCATGTTGATATAGGTCCTCAGGCACTTTTACTATACTCCTTAAAATTGTACAAAAATTTGTTACAAGATCTTATGCCATAATTTACGATATATACACAGGGTAAACGATAAATATCATAATGTCAGTAGAGATGAGTAGCAAGATCGTGGATTATTATGTGAATTTTCATAAAATTATCAAGCCGCCCTAGCTTATTGTCGGGCTCTGTTGGCTTCAAGTCTTCGAGTTATCCAATCATCATTGTCGTTTAAATCAAGTTGATAATATTTATCCATTTCAAGAATATGCCAAAGTTCATCCCAGTTGCTTTGTGATAAATTATGAACTTGCTCA
It encodes the following:
- a CDS encoding efflux RND transporter periplasmic adaptor subunit, whose protein sequence is MPEDLYQHEDNTISLSSLRIAETERAASSNKKSRLILFSVIALAIIVGVIFWLASDRVIDVQVTTAKNVVAGQETTLLNAAGYVTPRRRATIAAEITARVVEMLADEGMAVKAGDILARLDDGDARKQLQAAKAQLEAAKANLPILNVNLSNAERELKRQQELSDAGVASTQALDAARTARDGLQAQLAAAKQQVNVAQANVALTQQQVDSSIVKAPFAGIIVSKDAQIGEMVSPISSGTGYTRTGIATIVDMQSLEVEVDVGEAYIAKVIVGQPVKITLDAYPDWKIPGKVRTVIPTADRQKATVKVRIAFEQLDPRILPDMGVKVAFLSETSKKEAQPTARALLPDTAIHNQDSKTVVFVVNNGRLERRAVQVGNNNAGEVEILAGVSPGDTVVVSSVSQLRDNQAVAIKQ
- a CDS encoding ABC transporter ATP-binding protein yields the protein MVRVDGNGNGNGKSLISVRDLDKKYQRGGEIIDVLQGLNLDVDKGDFVAFMGPSGSGKTTLLNLLGGLDLPTDGSITVDGDEITHMSGPKLTAWRSRHVGFIFQMHNLLPVLTAFQNVELPLLLTKLSKSQRRKHVETALKLVGLGDRMQHYPRQLSGGQEQRVAIARAIVTDPTFLLCDEPTGDLDRKSADEVLQLIDRLVNEFGKTVLMVTHDPLAAERAHATLHLEKGALIEAQKGAPQ
- a CDS encoding ABC transporter permease → MKHAPLIFANLFRKKTRTILTIGSFTVALFLFGLLVTIRTAFVGAIDVAGADRIVVINKVSLIQPLPLKYRDQIKNIDGVKDVTYANWFGGIYIDERNFFPQMAIDSETFFNMYPEFVVPKEQLQAFLADRQGAIAGISTAERYGWKIGDRIPIKGTYITGLWEFNLRGIYKGTRPADDTTQFWFHHKYLEENGPDWMQGIVGWYVVRVNDPQKATEVVKAIDEHFANSPWETKTDTEKAFIVSFVKQMGDIESLILVIGAVVFFTLLLVAGNTMAMTVRERINEIAVLKTIGFSNARVLGLILIEPVIMAFIGGVLGIAGARAIVPVLEKSIPGFIFVLPAEQLVLGVIIAMISGLLAGLLPSITAQRLRVVDALRKV
- a CDS encoding ABC transporter permease, giving the protein MAIPIIYNIRSVKQRWTSALVAILGITGTVSVFIAMLALARGFELTLVSSGSPDNAIVLRAGSNSEMVSMIELEQAKIIADAPYVAKVNSTSLISPEMVVITAIPLVQTNTDANVQVRGVSAHVLNVRKQIKITKGRMLKPGLTELVVGSHAADTYRGLKLNQKIKIGGDSWTVVGIFDAGGSTFDSEIWADQSILAQVYQRPTNIFQSVTVKLNSPEAYASFKDALSSDPRLNVTVEREIDYYQKQSSMLATMIKVLGTLIALVMGVGAIFGALNTMYSAITERAREIATLRALGFHGGSIVISFVFESMFIALIGGITGCLVVLPLNGLTTGTVNWQSFSHVSFAFSITPAQLITGVVFALLMGLIGGFGPAMHAARGQIATTLRQL